CTCGTTGTCCTTGCGCCGGCGCCCGACGTCCGTGGCGCCGAATGAAGCGACCTTCATGGAGTCCCACCCCACCCGCATGGATGGCCGTTCGAGATCGGACGAATCTTGGGCGAAGCGGCTGGAAGCGTCAATTGCTCGTTGGATCCGCGAGAGCTCCGCTCTCCGGCTTCGCGAGGAGCGCCCTCGCCTGCGCGTCCAGCGCCGGCCGGACCCTGGCGAGGTAGGGCGAAGCCACGATCGGCTTGGCGTAGAACGGGTCGCTGCCAGCGTAATAGAGGGCCCGTGCCAGGTGATCGGCGGCCCCGGAGGGATCGCCGAGGGTCGCGGCGAGGTGCGCCCGGACCAGGTGGAGGCATGGGGCCTCGGGATGCCGGCCGAGAGCGCGCCGAAGGAGCCGTCGCACGACCACCTCGCCCATCTCCAGGCTCCAGAGAGAGATCCGGAGGGTCTCCAGGTGTGCCTCCAGGCCACTCCACGCCGGCGTTCTCATCGGCGCATCCCCCAGGCGCCGCAGCGAGGCCAGGGCGGCCGCCGCAGCGGCGTGACGGGTCGGACCGGGCGGGAGCGAGTCGGCGTGTCGCGCCTCGGACATCGCCACGAAGCGCACCGCGAGGCTCTCTCCGGATTCGGGCGCCGTGGCATCGTGGGCCAGGGCCTCCAGCTCCCGCTCCAGCGCCAGGTGGTCGTAGGCCGAGAGGGCCGGGAGGTCCGGCCCCCTTCGTCTCCCGATGGCCGCCCTCACCCTCCGCCACACGAGCAGGTAGCAGGCGTATGAGCCTCCGACAGTCGCGAGCGCGGGGACGAGCTCCATTCGTGACCTCCCGGGACGTGTGGGGAAGCCGAACCCGAAAACGGGTCCGCGTCCATCACGCCGCGGTTCGCGCGAGAGCGCCTCTCTCCATCTTCGCCGCCCCCGAGATCGGGTGGCGGCCCTTGAACCCGACGAGACCTGGTTCGCCGATGCCAGGAAGAATGAAAAAGGCCCCGGCAGCTCGAAGTCTACCGGGGCCCTGATTTTCTGGAGGCGCCACCCGGATTTGAACCGGGGAATCGAGGTTTTGCAGACCTCTGCCTTACCACTTGGCTATGGCGCCGAAGGGATGGCGGTTCTACCTGCGCGAGGCCCCGATCGTCAAGTTCGAATCGTCCGCGATCAGGCATAGCGAGTGAAGCAATCGGGCCCGCAGGAGCGGGCCCGACTTCGCGAGAACCGGCGGCGACGCACGTGCGCCGCCGCCGGGATCGCCATTACTGCTAGTGGAATCCGGTCCAACGGGTTCCATCCGGCGTGAAGACGCAGGTGGAGCCGTTGTACTGGACGCTTCCGACCACCTCGAACTGCTTGGTCGCGGTGAACACCGTGGTCGCGTTGTGGGCGAGCTGGCCGCCGCAGTAGATGTTCGTCGTCACGTTCACCGGATTCCGGCTGTTGCCGAAGTTGTGGATACCGACCGCGTACGGGTGGGTCAGGCTCGGGCTGTTGATCCGGGTGTTCTCCGGGCCGGTGCCGGGGATGTCGTCCCGATCGAGGCTGGCGGTGGAGTTCACGTCGCCGTCCCAGAGCGGGGTCGGCAGGTTACCGCGCTGGCAATTCCCGTAGTAGCACTCCGCGTTGGTCCACCAGGAGGCCTGGGTCTGCCTGTTGCCGAGGGCCTCGTTGAGCACGTGGAGGTCGATGTCACCCGCCACGTCCCAGAAGGTCTCGACCCAGAGGCCGCCCCAGGGGGTCGCCGCGAGGGAGTGCTGGCAGGCCCCACGGTTCCCGAGCGCGTCCGTGACCATCAGCTCGAAGACGTAGTTGCCCACGAGGTCCGGGATGAAGGCCGGGGTGCAGCCCGTCACGGGGTTCGGCCGAGCGCTCGAGCCGACCGGCGCGCTCACCACCGACCAGGTGCAGGTGGTCGCATGGCCACCGGGGCTGTAAGCGCCGCCGCTGAGCACGACCTGGGTGTTCACCGTCACCGACTGGCCCGTCGCGGGGCAGATCGCGGTCGGCCACTGGCAGAGCACGCCGCAGTCCTCATCCGTGCCCGAGCCGCGGGTTTCCACGAGGAACGGCTCGTCGACACCCTGCAGCCAGACCTCGATCTTGCCCACGTCCTGAACCAGATCCAGGGGCTTGTACGACGACAGGAAGCTCTTGGAGCCCTGCGAGGGGATCGCGACCGGGAGCGTCTCGTCCGCACGAACCGTGAACCTCTGGGAGTAGCCGGAGGCCATCGACACGCGGGAGACACGGACGGCGTCCACGCCGCGGTTGCGGATCAAGAAGGGCTTGAAGACCTGCAGCGACTGCGGAACCGCAGGAACCGGGCCGAAGACGACCGGGTTCGGATCCGCGACGAGGTCGAAAGCGGTCGCGAGGCCGCTGATCGCCACCACGGCCCGGGGCGTCTCCACGTTGGAGTGGTTGAAGAAGAGGTTGCTCCGGTCGACGACGCCGGTGATCCGGGTCGGCGCGTAGCGGATCCCGACCGTGAACTTCTCACCCGGGGCCAGAACCTTCGAGGGCGTGGTGGGGAGATCCGGCGACGAGAAGGAGCGATGACCATCGGGGTCGAGGCCCACGTTCCACACCAGACACTCCGTCGTGCCCTGGTTCTTGATGTCGATGGGGAGCGAGACGCCCTTGTTCACCGTCACCGCGCCGAAGCGGAGCGAGGCCGGGGAGATGTCCAGGTCGCAGGGCGGGAGCTCGACCACGGTCGCCATCAGGTCGACCGTCGCGTACGGCATTTCCGCGGACTGGGCGCCATTCACGTAGAGGGGGAACTCCAGCGCGGCGGGATAATCCTGCAGTTCGCTGCCGCGGAACGTGACCTCGAAGCCCTTGGGCCCGTCCAGCGTCCAGGGCGGCTGCGTGCCGTCGGCAGCGGCCACCGTGTAGGAGTCCGCGTTGAGACCGGAGATGAAAGGCCGCTCGACCGTGAGCGCGACCTGCTCACCGACGTTCTTGAGGACGAAGCTCAGCTTCGCGGCGAAGTTCTTGGGCTGCCTGCCAAAGTCCAGCGTCTTCGGATCGGCCTCCACGTCGATGCCGCCGCTCTTCCCGTCGACCGGGACCTCGAAGTAGAGCCGATCGTCGGGCCCCATCACCCGGACCCGGGCGAACTTCCGGGGCTGGGCCACGTCCGCGGCGTCGAAGACGACCGTGACGGGGACGCTCGCGCCCGCCTCGACCTCGAAGGTCGACGCGACGCCGTCGAGCGAGAACTCCCCCGGAGCCTCGCCTTCGTTGGCGGGATCCCGCTCCGGATCGCCGACGAGGGCCACGGAGGTGACGGTCGCCGAGAAGTCGCCGACGTTCTGGATGGTGAAGAAGGCGCTCTTCGACTGGGTGGGAGTCACGGTCCCGAGGCTGACGGTCGGGGGCGACGGACGGAGGTCCGTCGTGCCGCCGGAGCCGATGAGCTGGACCCGAACGTCCTGGCAGCTCGGGCACGGACGGAGGAGGAGCGACGCTGCGTGGGGGCCACGGTTGGCAGGCGTGAAGGAGACGTCGAGCGCGCGGGTCGTGCCGCCGGGGAGCTCCAGCTCCACGGCCTCGTTATCGAGGCGGAACGCGGTGCGGTCGCTGCCGCCCGTGATCGAGAGCGCCAGGTTCAGATCCTTCTCGACCAGGTTCGTGAGGTCGAGCGGAAGCGTCTTCGTGTCGCCCACCTTGATGGTGCCGAAGTCGAGGACCTCGACCACTTCCACGACGCGCTTAACGCCCTCGCCGCGGAGGTCCATGGTGAGCACGTCATTCTTGGCGTTGGAGAGCGAGAGCTCCAGCTGGCCGTCGAAGCGCTCCTCCCGCAGCGGGAAGAAGGCCACCTTCACCTCGGCCTTCGCGCCGGGCGACAGGGTGACCTCGGAGGGCCGCATGTCGTAGCCGGTGGGAAGGTTGGAGGCCCGCACCCTGACCACGGACCGGCCGAGGTTGGAGAGGGTCACGAGCTTGGAGGCTTCGGTGCCCACGAAGACCTGGGCGAAGTCGATCGAATCGGGGTCTGCCACTACGAGGCCACGAGCATTCGTGACCGGGGGCTGGGAGCATGCTCCCAACAGCGAGGCCAGGAACAGGCCGAACAACAAACGTCGCATTACTTCCTCCACCAAAGAACGCGCGATTCAACCATGTTCCGAGGCGGCTGCAAAGGTGTTCGATCGAACAGTTGCCTCGAGCGCAAGGATCATTCAGAGGACCCGGTCCGGCCATAGGCGCAATCGGTCGAAATCCCTCGAGTCCCTTCGCAGGCGGCCCCTGCCCCACCGCCTCCCAATGGAAATCGGCGGCAGGGATGCCCCTGCCGCCGATCCGGTTCAGCCTTCTTCTGTGCCTCTCGCCCGGGATCCGCCCCTGGCGAGCCGTTCCTGCCGCGGCCTAGTGGAAGCCGCTCCAGCGGGTTCCATCCGGCGTGTAGATGCACGTGGAGCCGTTGTACTGGACGCTCCCGACGATCTCGAACTGCTTGGTCGCAGTAAACACCGAGGTTGCGTTGTGGACGAGGTTGCCGCCGCAGTAGATGTTGGTCGTCCCGGTGACCGGGGTCCGGGCGTTGCTGAAGTTGTGGACGCCGACCGCGTAGGCGTGGGTCAGGCTCGGGCTGTTGATCCGGATGTTCTCCGGGCCGGTGCCCACGATGTCGTCCCGATCGAGGCTGGCGGTGGCGTTGGCGTCACCGTCCCACAGCGGGCTCGGCAGGCTTCCGCGCTGGCAGTTTCCGTAGTAGCAGTCCGCGTTGCTCCACCAGGAGCTCTGGTTCTGCCGGGGGGCGCGGTCCTCGTTCAGCACGTGGATGTCCAGATCGCCGGCGTTGTCCCAGAAGAGCTCGACCCAGATGCCGCCCCAGGGGGTCGCGGTCAGGCTGTGCTGGCAGGCGCCGCGGTTGCCGAGCTGGTCCGTGACCATCAGCTCGAACACGTAGTTACCCACGAGATCCGGGGTGAAGGTCGGGGTGCAGCCCGTCCCGACCGGCCGGACGCTCGAGCCCACCGGCGCGCTCGCCACCGTCCAGGAACAGGTCGTCGGGTGGCCGCCAGGGCTGTAGGCCCCGCCGTTGAGCACGATCTGGGTGTTCACCGTCACCGACTGACCCGCCGCCGGGCAGATCGCCGTCGGCCAATCGCAGAGGACGCCGCAGGCTTCGTCCGTGCCCTGGCCCTGGGTCTCCACCAAGAACGGCTCATCGACGCCCTGCATCCAGACCTCGACCTTACCCACGTCCCGGACCAGATCCAGGGGCTTGTACGACGCCAGGAAGCCCTTCGTGCCATTCGAAGCGATCGTGACCGGGAGCGCCTCGTCTGAACGGGCCGTGAAGCGCTGCGAGTAGCCGGAGGCCATCGAAACCCGGGAGATCTTGACGACGTCCGTTCCGCAGTTCCGCACCACGAAGGGCTTGTAGACCTGCAGCGATTGCGGAACCGCAGGGACCGGGCCGAAGGCAACCGGGTTCGGATCCGCCGAGAGGCAGAAGGACGTGGCGAGACCGCTGATCGGCACCACGGCCCGAGGCGTCTCCACATCGGAGTGGTTGAAGTAGAGGTTGGCACGATCGATGACGCCGGTGATCCGGGTCGGCTGGTAGCGGATCCCCACGGAGATCTTCTCCCCCGGCGCCAGGATCTTGGAGCCGTTGGGCAGGCCCGGAGCCGCGAAGACCCGATTCTCGGACTCGACGGCGAAGTTCCACACCAGGCACTCCGTCGTGCCCTGGTTCGTGACCTCGATGGGGAGCTGGACGCCCCGGCCCACCGTCACCGCGCCAAAGCGCAGAGACGACGGGGAGATGTCCAGGTCGCAGGGCGGGAGCTCGACCACGTTCGCCATCAGGTGGACCGTGACGTACGGCTGCTCCGCCGACATCGCGCCGTTCACGTAGATCGGGAAGTCGAGCTCGGCGGGATACTCCTGGAGCTCGCTGCCCTTGAAGGTGACCTCGAAGGCCATCGTGTTCGCATTCTGGGAATTCAGGTGCCACGGAGCCGACGTGCCATCGACGGCCGCCACGGTGTAGTTGGCCGGCTCGCTGGGCGGATAGAGCTCGATCGCGACGCTCTCGCCGATGTTCTGAAGGATGAAGGTCTTCTTCGCGGCGAAGTTCTTCGGCTGCCTGCCGAAGTCCACCGTCCCCGGATCGGCCTCCACCTCGATGCCGCCGCTCTTCCCGTCGACCGGGACCTCGAAGTAGAGCCCATCGGGGCCCATCACCTGGATCTTGGCGAACTTCCGGGGCTCGGCCTGGGCCTCGGCCTTGAAGGAGATCGGCACCTGGACGGTTTCGCTCGACTGCACGACGAAGGGAACGGCGAGGGTCGCCACCGAGAATTCAGTCGGGGGCGCGTCCTGGTGGGCCGGATCGCGGTCCGGATCGGGGACGAGGAAGACGGAGGTGACGGTCGCAGGAAAGTCGCCGACGTTCTGGATGCCGAAGTAATTGGTCTTCGACTCGTTCGGAGTCACCGTCCCGAAGCTCACGACCGACGGCGAGGGACGGAGCATCGTCGCCCCGCCCGAGCCCACCAGCTGGACCCGGACGTCCTGGCAGCTGGCGCACGGACGCAGCAGGAGGGAGGCCGCGTGGGGGCCGCGGTTGGCAGGCGTGAACGAGACGTCGATCGCGCGGGTCGCCCCGCCCGGAAGCTCGACGGCGCCGTCGTCGACCCGGAACGCCGTGCGATCGCTGCCGCCCGTGATCGAGAGCGTCAGGTTCACGCTCTTCTCGACCAGATTCGTGAGATCGA
The Vulgatibacter incomptus DNA segment above includes these coding regions:
- a CDS encoding choice-of-anchor D domain-containing protein, whose protein sequence is MADPDSIDFAQVFVGTEASKLVTLSNLGRSVVRVRASNLPTGYDMRPSEVTLSPGAKAEVKVAFFPLREERFDGQLELSLSNAKNDVLTMDLRGEGVKRVVEVVEVLDFGTIKVGDTKTLPLDLTNLVEKDLNLALSITGGSDRTAFRLDNEAVELELPGGTTRALDVSFTPANRGPHAASLLLRPCPSCQDVRVQLIGSGGTTDLRPSPPTVSLGTVTPTQSKSAFFTIQNVGDFSATVTSVALVGDPERDPANEGEAPGEFSLDGVASTFEVEAGASVPVTVVFDAADVAQPRKFARVRVMGPDDRLYFEVPVDGKSGGIDVEADPKTLDFGRQPKNFAAKLSFVLKNVGEQVALTVERPFISGLNADSYTVAAADGTQPPWTLDGPKGFEVTFRGSELQDYPAALEFPLYVNGAQSAEMPYATVDLMATVVELPPCDLDISPASLRFGAVTVNKGVSLPIDIKNQGTTECLVWNVGLDPDGHRSFSSPDLPTTPSKVLAPGEKFTVGIRYAPTRITGVVDRSNLFFNHSNVETPRAVVAISGLATAFDLVADPNPVVFGPVPAVPQSLQVFKPFLIRNRGVDAVRVSRVSMASGYSQRFTVRADETLPVAIPSQGSKSFLSSYKPLDLVQDVGKIEVWLQGVDEPFLVETRGSGTDEDCGVLCQWPTAICPATGQSVTVNTQVVLSGGAYSPGGHATTCTWSVVSAPVGSSARPNPVTGCTPAFIPDLVGNYVFELMVTDALGNRGACQHSLAATPWGGLWVETFWDVAGDIDLHVLNEALGNRQTQASWWTNAECYYGNCQRGNLPTPLWDGDVNSTASLDRDDIPGTGPENTRINSPSLTHPYAVGIHNFGNSRNPVNVTTNIYCGGQLAHNATTVFTATKQFEVVGSVQYNGSTCVFTPDGTRWTGFH
- a CDS encoding choice-of-anchor D domain-containing protein, whose protein sequence is MRRLFLGLMMVPLLLGACAKDVVGTARGVIEADPDNIDFGQVFVGTEASKLVTLSNTGRSQVQVRASDFPSGYDMRPSELSLAPGGRAEVKIAFFPLREEPFDGQLKISLSNAKNELITLDLKGEGVKRVVEVVEVLDFGTIKLGDTKTLPLDLTNLVEKSVNLTLSITGGSDRTAFRVDDGAVELPGGATRAIDVSFTPANRGPHAASLLLRPCASCQDVRVQLVGSGGATMLRPSPSVVSFGTVTPNESKTNYFGIQNVGDFPATVTSVFLVPDPDRDPAHQDAPPTEFSVATLAVPFVVQSSETVQVPISFKAEAQAEPRKFAKIQVMGPDGLYFEVPVDGKSGGIEVEADPGTVDFGRQPKNFAAKKTFILQNIGESVAIELYPPSEPANYTVAAVDGTSAPWHLNSQNANTMAFEVTFKGSELQEYPAELDFPIYVNGAMSAEQPYVTVHLMANVVELPPCDLDISPSSLRFGAVTVGRGVQLPIEVTNQGTTECLVWNFAVESENRVFAAPGLPNGSKILAPGEKISVGIRYQPTRITGVIDRANLYFNHSDVETPRAVVPISGLATSFCLSADPNPVAFGPVPAVPQSLQVYKPFVVRNCGTDVVKISRVSMASGYSQRFTARSDEALPVTIASNGTKGFLASYKPLDLVRDVGKVEVWMQGVDEPFLVETQGQGTDEACGVLCDWPTAICPAAGQSVTVNTQIVLNGGAYSPGGHPTTCSWTVASAPVGSSVRPVGTGCTPTFTPDLVGNYVFELMVTDQLGNRGACQHSLTATPWGGIWVELFWDNAGDLDIHVLNEDRAPRQNQSSWWSNADCYYGNCQRGSLPSPLWDGDANATASLDRDDIVGTGPENIRINSPSLTHAYAVGVHNFSNARTPVTGTTNIYCGGNLVHNATSVFTATKQFEIVGSVQYNGSTCIYTPDGTRWSGFH